A window of Punica granatum isolate Tunisia-2019 chromosome 8, ASM765513v2, whole genome shotgun sequence genomic DNA:
gaaggcaCAAAATTCCATTCTGTAATCTTAGGAGAGCACGCAAATGGATATCAAGAGGGGAAAGCCATATGGGATCTCGAATTCGCATCTCGAAGCTTGAATTCTGCTCTCCTGCGTGTAAAATTGTCTCGGGGATGAACTTCTTTAGTACCTCCCAACTCTAAGTCCGCGCCTCTACAGTATTCAGACTGATCAATAGAAAGAATGGTGTCTCGGTAATTCCCACATGGACGAATGGATCTCACCGATTCTGAAGGCCTTCGATTGCTTTCTTCCATTGCCATGCTCTCTGCTTGGAATCTTCAAACGCCATAATCTTCTTTGGCTGTAATAGTGAAATAACCCGTAACCAAGCATATTATGAAGATGCTTCCCATCGTAAGCTGTTCTCAGTCACAAATCGCAAGAAAAGTTTTCGAAAATTATTTCAGAGAGTTCCAAAACTTTTTTTAGTGGCTTCTTTTAGCATAGACGCGCTACAAAACCTGTCCCAGATAAATGCGTAGAACTAAAAGTACCAaaggatagatttggaattttGAAGTTTTCAAGAGCAGGAAATCCATTCCCAAGCAAAGCTTTTGATTCCAAACAAGAAGATAGAACATAAGGCATGCATACCGTGacgattttgaaatttgaaggGCTGGTAACTTGAACACTGAGGTCGTTAGGATTGTCGGACCAGATAATGTTCCCCTTGACAACTTTTGACGGGTCCACATAGACTAGCTTTGGCTTGTTGGTGAGGATTAGCTGAACCTTCTTGTTAGTTATCTTCCGAATTTTCTTGAGAGTCGAAATCATTAGAACAGATTCCCCAGGATCCAGGAATTGTTGCCTGCCATGGTGCACATGTTAGAATTTCCCCAAAGAAACATAAAGAACCAACAGATGGTTGAGAGAGGTCAGTGGCTTCTGGAGACTGAGAATCCAAAAGGATGTCCAAAGTAACTACCACTTCGAGTCAAACGAATCAATGGAAGCAAGCCTAGTTATGTGACCAGAAACTTCTGACGACCCTGCACAACTACTTCCTTCGTTTTGCTTTGTTGAACCGTCCCCGACATGGGTAGGGTTCCATGGGGAATCGCTCGAATCATTGTCTCCACTGTGAACCTTCATGAAAAACATAACATGTTTTAGTGGATGAATTTCAATGACTCAGGATATTGGTATGATGATCAATAAAGCCTGAGCAGAAGAGGATGGGGATGTCATTATTGTACCACTTGCTCTAGAGCTAGCTTGGGTGGAGTTTGCTTTCTTAAGTTCCTCCAGTCGACTTTACTGAAGAATGGGTGCTTCTTAAGTGCATCGTAGCCTTCAGGTCCTGCTCCAGGCCTTCTTGATGGCTCGATATCCTACAAATCATAACTTGGCCATTAAATTTAACCCCAAATCTTCAAGGAACGACATATTTGTCTCGGAAGTACTTGAGAAGTATTATTGTTTGGCAACCCGATCTCAAAGCAAGCCTCAGTATAAAGTCGAAACATATTGCTGGGTGGGCAGAAAGTTCATAGCTCACCAGTAACCGGTCAATAAGGTCTTTTGCTTCttcagaaaaataatttgggAATCTTATGTCTCTTGCAATAATTCTTTGGAAGGTAAGCCATTCGCTGGCATCTTTGAAAGGAGAGGTCCCCGAAAGCATTTGGTACAAGGTGCAACCTAAAGCCCACTGGTCATTTCTGTCCAAATATAGCAAGAACATCACAGTTAAGAATATGCCACAATATGTAGTGCTCGATAAAAAATGATAGAATAGCTCAAAGTTATGAGAATTGCAACTGATTCATATAGGATCCAGCTATAAAgtcacttaaaagctcaaacaAGTAAATAAAAAGGCAGCATATGTATAACTGTCTAGGCTCACTCTAAGGGGATGGGAGGCAAATGAGGATCCTCAATAGTCGAGACTCAAACCTGTCCTTTGAATACTATGCCACGCAACCACAAACCCTAAAACTATGAAAGCTCAGCATCCTAGtcctatttaatatttttatactgCATTCATACCCAAAAGTTGCAGGAGAGGAGTTGAGGACCTCAGGGGGGACGTATGCTGCTGTACCCACAAATGTGCAGGCCTTATCATCTATAGAGAATATGACACAAAATGTGTCAGTTTCGCCCTCATGatgcaaaaataaattaacaagACAGCTCATAGggaaatttgattttcttacCTGATGCTGCATTAGGAAGCACTGTTATACGACTATCTTGCATAGGCTTTACACTCCCAAAATCGGCAATTTTAATGTGTCCATCTGAGGTGAGTAGCAAATTCTCGGGCTGCAATTTCAGAGGATATTTTATTCGAGTTCTAACAAATGATGAAAAGAATCGGCCAAGAGCAGCGGCTAAGTACCTTGATGTCTCGGTGTATGAGCCCCAGACTGTGTATGTATTCGAGAGCATCCACGACTTCTGCTGCATAGAAGCAAGCCTCTTCTTCCGACAAGCGACCTTTCTGCATTCACAGGCCAATGAAGTTAATCACAGCTTTGTTTAAAACCTCAGCCAACTCCATGACTGGCATCATCTTATATGCAACGGTGCAAGCATTGGATAATACAGAGGAttcctttttgttttatcCTCTCTCTAGTCAGCCAATAAGAAGAGGACCATATCTAACATCCCTTTTAAACTTACCCTGGTAATTTGATCGAAAAGCTCTCCACCTTCACACGATTCAAGTGCCATATCTTCCAAATTAAAGAGAACAGGATCAAAaatcaggaaaaaaaagggtggattaagaaaaattcagggatTTTAAGTTCTAAACCTAACATGGCAACATGCAGACTCACATAATGAAAAGGTATCTTGAAATGTGAAAAATAGCCGCACAATCCCTGGGTGATCTAACTGGTCCAATACAATGCGCTCCAGCTTCACATAAGCCGTTTTATTCTCTTTGGTGATGAACTTCTTATCCATTATCTTCAAAGCATACACAACTCCTGTGTCCTTCTTCTTTGCCCTCACGACCTGCAAAATATTGACGAGCCTATATGTAAAAGAAAGCAGCAGGGAACCTTTTGCAAGTGATCCAATTGTATTAGAACGAGGACATGAAATTTCATTCTTCACATTGGAACATGAAGAGCCCTTTTAACTATTGCACAATTATATGGTAACCTACAGCAAACTCTAATTACAGAAGGTTAAAATAAGAAGAGAAAGCAGAGGAGGAAACAGACAGTATCGAAATTTTTCACAGCACATACAGCACTTGATCCTGGATTTTTCCACTTATACATACACGGAGCAGTCATCTCAGAGGTTTAATATGACAAAATCCTCGTATTATACTCGAATTGCTCGCGAGTCTGGCCCTCTGACTCAGCAAATTATCCACCGATATGAAAAATGTTCATCCGCCAAGCCCTGATTCTGGTTTATGCATGTGCAAGGGGTGAACTTGCATGCTAAAGGAAATGAACTTATATAGCTCGCTCCGTGCAACGTGCTCGCCGAAAAGAAGGGGCCCAAAGGCAACAGTTCATATATCCAAGAAACAACGTGTATGCTCCATTGAAAACCATCCTCCTCATAGAACCTGAAATTGGGGAGCTGAAGAATCATCCAAGGGAGCTAAAACAACCTTTGTTTTCATCTTGAAACGTGCAGCTCAGCTCAGAGAAGGAACCCCCATTTCAGCCCCGATTCTCATTCCAGCTTCTTCAGATTATCGGTCACCCATCCCGGAAATGAGCATAAATTCTTACAATTTGCCCGCGTAATGAACGCCAAAATACATCAGATATATCATGAAACTGTCGTTCATACTCATCCGACAAAGACATGAAGAAGAATTAAACACTGACAACAGAATCAGAAACTGTGCATTTATCCGAAGGAAGAAAAGGACCTTAGAATAAGAACCAACGCCGTAGATCTTGCCGAGCTCAAAGTCTTGAATGGTGAAATTCTCCTGGGGAGCTCTGAACGCGAAGCTCTTAGATCTCTGCACGTTGCTGCTCCCTccattgttgttgttgttgttgttgctgctgctgctaacATTTCTCTCTCCCTGAATGCCCAGCTTCGAATCAAAATCCTTCTCCATTGCCAACatttctctctccttttccACCCGGAGAAAGAACGACCCCCCCagaaatccaaaaaaattaaaaagaacaaaaataaaagggggATAGAAATAATCCCTCTCAATTCTTCCACCTACATGACAACACCAGCCCaactttatcttctttttctctctccctcatCTTGGGAcgtgggtttttttttttttgaccgTTCAAAGGGGAAAGGggcaagaaaaacaaaaaactgcAGCACCCAATAGGAAGTGGATCAGAGGGGGACTGAAAAAGGGGGAGTTTTTGAATGATTTGTGATGATTCCTTATATAGGTGAACGTGTAAATTGGGGTCTGTGTGGAGATGGATGGATAGATAGATTGATCAGCTTTTGAGAAAGTAATAAGAGGGCGAGGAAGAGTAGGAGGAGgaagcaagaagaagaagaagaggatgaaTTGGGAGAATAGAGGGAATGTGAGGAGCTTGGGGATTGAAGAAGCCAATGGAACTGCACATGGGATTGAATGATGCACATCAtccccctcctctctctccctctctgtgctctgtttctttttttctttttttctcggCCCTTTTTTCTGCCCTTTTGCAGAGACAGATgtattttcctcttttttctttttttgtcttaatttcaatttgctCCTTCTAGTTTCGGGATGGGCTGAAAATGGCCCGCATAGTTTGAATCTTATTGAAATATTACCCATGAAACCGTCCGTACTCATCCCAGATTTGGAATGGTATGATGCAATCTGTAGGTGCGATACTCCTATGATACACTGCATTATGAGTTCCCGATATGAGTTCTTAtgcttattattttttcggtgtgaaatATGATATCTGAAAATCTAATGAGTtacaattaattcaattcaagtTAGAAATAACCCCACTAACTGGTGAAACCATctcaatatgaatttttccaTAATCCATGGATAGTTGATTTTCCATGTTTTGTCCTTCTCTTAAGCCATCTCACTCGCACATAGCTAGACTCCATCCGAAACTTTAATGGTTTCATGAGTAAGTGGGACAGAGTGAGTCGGTTTCAAGAACTACGTGTGTTGGCATTGAGATAGATCAAAACAGTAGGGGTGCATTTTGATATTAGCGGTACATTACATTGGGGGGGTGAAAGTGAGATTAAAGCCTTCCTTTGTTTTCTGTCGTGTTGCCGAGTATAGGACATCCCATCTGAATAGTTTAGCCAGGAAGGAAGGGCCTAAAAAAGGTATTGGATTTCGGGGTAGTCAGTGCTGATGCTGATGCGGCCTATGATTAGGAACCCTGATGCCGTCTTCAtaaacaatttcttttttggttattaaataaatataagtgACAAACAAAATGTAATTTAATATGAGCCCaagagaaatatatttttaaaaaataagtctTTCTAGATTTAAACTATAAATCaaatgaaagagaaagaagaaatagattttaaccaaaaaaaaaaagatatcccaaaattaaaaagaaaaaacagagaaaaagacGTATGTGCAATATATCCCCTTTTAGTTGTAAAATGTAACAAGTTGTCCTCAAGaaacaaatttttttgtacGTTTGATGGTTAACCTCTACCTTATGTTTTTAATAAAGTTCgaatggaaaaaagaaaaagagtaaaatcaACAATTTTGACAAGGGAAGTTTCACATGCTTttaatatatcaaattaagaggaaaaagaagataaaaacgAGCGGTCATCTtagcaatttttattttttgataagtagAAATTTAAAGTTGTCCGGCAATATTCTGAAATTTGTCGTTGATGAACACTAATCCATTGTCAGCTCCGCCGAGTCCTCTCTTAACTTGTTGGAGATCCCAAGTCCCCCATTGTTCCATTCCAAGCTTTTAATTAGAAACCAAAAAAGGTGCcaattttgttaattattaaagaaaaccAGAAGAAAATACTAGTAGTCACTGTaaagggagaaaaaagaaatataaaggGAAATGTGAATGGGATATCTTTCCCTCGTGGTTACGAAAACCTCCTTTTTATCGCTTTAATCTTTAGTTTTTTTCTGCAAACAAACAGTACCAAAACACGATCAATATCGCAAGACATGCTTAGCTCGTATATATATGCTTTGTAGTCGGTGGACATTTTCGTATTATAGGAGATATCAGTGTCTTAAAGTCGCGTCTCTCGTGTCGCAGAGCTAAAAATGATTGGAAGTACTTCCCGTGCTCTGCTATTCGCGGGGGTGCAACCAAGTCTCGAGTCTCGACTTAGACGAGTGATGATAGATATTACATGGAATGGTCACATCGGCCATGCATGAAAATCATAGGTTCCGGAAGAGGGACATGGCCCTGGGGCTGGGGCCAGTCCATGGCGTGGGCTCCCTAAGCCAATAATATAGGTTAGGCCCATACTGCATTAGTGGTCCATGATATATTACATTATTCATATCTCCCTCCCACCCCAATATGCAAACCAATCTTAGCTTGCTTctggtcatttttttttcttttcttagatcattaatttataatatggATAAGGGAACCGAGGGGCCCCACTTGCTTCTTATAGCGCCCATGCACGTACGTAGATTAAATCAGGAGATTatattaagtaaataaatatatacagcAGCATCAATTGGATCTCGGCCTATGTCTCCTACTTGAAGTACTCCAGCAGCCCACGTATAGACAGATCGGCCCAATAACTGGCTCATTAGATCTGAAAGATTTGAGGGGGAGGTCCAGGAAACAAGTAGTGTGattatgtttgtgcatgtgcTTAATTACAACCAGTTTGGTTTGAGCACGTTAACCACGATCTTATAGGACAGGCTCGGCAACAGAACCTGGAACTGCAGGTCCTTGTAGAAATCCAGCCGCACGGGAATGCATTGCAAGTGAACTACAACTAGAAATCGATGCAGTCATCCTAGATCTGCCAATGAACCCAAGTCATTAGAAATGCCCTTGCATTCGTATATTAGAGGTCTCGGTTGTGTTAATCGTATGCGTGATAGGCCGTTAAAGGTAAAATGAGGTATTCTATGATCAGTTATACTAGCTGTTAGACACAAAAGCGACTgcagtatttttattttttataactcATGACAATACcatcattaataaaagaaGGCAAAAAAGCCACTTGTCTCAGGGATTACAAAAAGGAGTAATTCAGAATGAAATTACCGAGATAGCAAGGCCATTAGAAAGAGGCAGAGACAGCAAACAAAGGGGGAAGATTAATTCCAAGTAACAAAGGCAAATGCAGTATCAACTCTAGCAGTATGATCAGTTCCGAAAGCTAATTATCCGCCATCGATACTTCTTATCTCCTTCTAATGCTCGAAAACGAGAGATTCCTTCCTTTAGTGAAAACGTGAGTGAGAAGAGAAGGAGAGCTATAGCCAGCAATTATACAACGTATACTTTGTCTTCTTTAATAAGGGTTAGCTTGGGTCTGGTCTTACCTCATTAGACAAAAGGTCGtatgtttcttttctttcacaaGTACAAAAATGGCAGGCAGATAGAGATAGCGGGGACGGGCCGGGAAGGGCAGCTTCAACCTCACTTTTCCCCCTTCACTTTCCCTCTGgatttcccttctttttccccttcttctctcttccCATTCCCTTTCCCATTCTCCTCCTCATAACTTCATTCTCTTTTGGTTGTGGGCATTAAATTCCGGAAAAATTCTTATTCCTTTCGGCAATAAAGGATATGGGAATGGGAATTCCTAATTGTAGACGGTAAAGGGATAAGAGATGCTGtcgttttaattatttacgaCAGCTTTAGGTCACGTTTTGGTAAGACCACAAACCCGCTTTCTGTAATTAAAGATCTGATCTCAGCCCTCTTTTGGGAGGAAGATCATGCGGTGCCCCACTTATTAGCCCTTCCACTACAACTAAAAAGGTTCTATAGCTATAGGCTCTCATGTATGATGATGAACAATCAATAAGACCTTGTCCATACCAAAATGGATTAATTTACGTGGTTCGGCATGGTTCTACTACGAGTCTTGTGTGATTGAGAAAATCTACGTTGtaagagttttacctcttaatgGATTGATCTGGTAcaaactggattagtcgagacTCATTAGACTTTCGGATACCAATATATATACCGAAATAAGATCTTGACCATTTTTCTTAGTTAATCAATACTCTTCCTTGAATTATAATCTTGACACGAAGATATACTATTTTGGTTCAATTGTT
This region includes:
- the LOC116215932 gene encoding 3-phosphoinositide-dependent protein kinase 2-like, giving the protein MLAMEKDFDSKLGIQGERNVSSSSNNNNNNNGGSSNVQRSKSFAFRAPQENFTIQDFELGKIYGVGSYSKVVRAKKKDTGVVYALKIMDKKFITKENKTAYVKLERIVLDQLDHPGIVRLFFTFQDTFSLYMALESCEGGELFDQITRKGRLSEEEACFYAAEVVDALEYIHSLGLIHRDIKPENLLLTSDGHIKIADFGSVKPMQDSRITVLPNAASDDKACTFVGTAAYVPPEVLNSSPATFGNDQWALGCTLYQMLSGTSPFKDASEWLTFQRIIARDIRFPNYFSEEAKDLIDRLLDIEPSRRPGAGPEGYDALKKHPFFSKVDWRNLRKQTPPKLALEQVVHSGDNDSSDSPWNPTHVGDGSTKQNEGSSCAGSSEVSGHITRLASIDSFDSKWQQFLDPGESVLMISTLKKIRKITNKKVQLILTNKPKLVYVDPSKVVKGNIIWSDNPNDLSVQVTSPSNFKIVTPKKIMAFEDSKQRAWQWKKAIEGLQNRGADLELGGTKEVHPRDNFTRRRAEFKLRDANSRSHMAFPS